From Salarias fasciatus chromosome 5, fSalaFa1.1, whole genome shotgun sequence, a single genomic window includes:
- the LOC115388103 gene encoding inter-alpha-trypsin inhibitor heavy chain H3-like, with protein MVRAVVRITLIGLMVALAATLPNKDDWNIYSFHINSTVSSRYATTVITSRVANRMAESKEVEFHVRIPKNAFITKFRMFIDGQVYDGNVKEKEQAQRQYTTAVSRGQSAGIVSSVGRTLEEFKTSVTVSAHNKVTFELTYEELMKRTLGKYELQIHARPMQPVKDFKIDVHVQEKAGISFLDVKGGLSTNALANAITQTQADEQAWVHFYPTEDQQKACDSCDEQGLNGDLVIVYDVNRNSTLGDIMVSKGYFVHHFAPANLSRIPKNVVFITDRSDSMYGSKIEQTRTALIHILGDLAEDDYFGLITFDDKIFHWKQELVQANSANLDSAKNFAREISDRGGFDIDRAVLEGSNMLNAHLREGSASLLILLTDGDPTLGETNVERIHSNVRQAIAGKFPLYCLGFGFDVNFEFLEKMALQNNGVARRIYEESDAAIQLKGFYEEVATPLLTDVTMSYKGGSNLTQTVFSQYYNGSEIVVAGQIDDNNIDSFIPQAVAITRTERKTFSETNSPVETSETVSDNQTQRVWAYLTVKQLLQKELLMSGSEKEEVKKNILELSLKYSFVTPHTSMVVTKPPGETADVLDKPKEGNQESRISGNPPQGALPPPPGSVVLRHHCTRLSLLVHLPGCFLGLAYSQNSLG; from the exons ATGGTGCGAGCTGTGGTGAGAATCACCCTCATTGGGCTGATGGTGGCTTTGGCAGCCACATTACCAAACAAG GACGACTGGAACATCTACAGCTTCCACATTAACTCCACAGTCAGTAGCCGCTATGCCACCACCGTTATCACAAGCCGTGTGGCAAACCGCATGGCCGAATCCAAGGAAGTAGAGTTCCATGTCCGGATCCCCAAGAACGCCTTCATCACTAAATTCAGAAT GTTTATAGATGGCCAGGTGTATGATGGGAATGTGAAGGAGAAAGAGCAGGCACAGAGGCAGTACACCACCGCTGTGTCCCGAGGTCAAAGTGCTGGAATCGTCAG TTCAGTGGGGAGGACTCTGGAGGAGTTCAAGACCTCTGTCACCGTTTCTGCACACAACAAGGTCACTTTTGAACTCACATATGAGGAGCTGATGAAACGCACGCTTGGGAAGTACGAGCTGCAGATCCACGCTCGACCCATGCAGCCTGTCAAAGACTTCAAG ATTGATGTGCACGTTCAGGAGAAAGCTGGAATCAGTTTCCTGGATGTTAAAGGAGGACTGAGCACTAATGCCCTGGCTAATGCCATCACTCAAACCCAAGCAGACGAACAG GCCTGGGTGCATTTCTATCCGACCGAGGACCAACAGAAAGCATGTGACAGCTGTGATGAGCAGGGTTTGAATGGAGATCTGGTTATTGTTTATGACGTCAACAGGAACTCCACACTGGGAGACATCATG GTATCTAAAGGATACTTTGTTCATCACTTCGCTCCAGCCAATCTTTCCCGAATACCAAAAAATGTTGTCTTTATCACTGATCGAAGTGACTCAATGTATGGCAGTAAAATTGAACAG ACTCGAACAGCATTGATCCACATTCTGGGTGACCTGGCAGAAGACGACTACTTTGGTCTCATTACTTTCGATGATAaaatttttcactggaaacaagaACTTGTTCAGGCAAATAGTGCAAACTTGGACAGTGCAAAAAATTTTGCACGAGAAATTTCAGATAGAGGAG GCTTTGACATTGACAGAGCAGTGCTGGAAGGATCCAATATGCTGAACGCACATCTCAGAGAAGGCTCAGCATCTCTCCTCATACTTCTTACAGATGGAGATCCAACCTTAG GAGAGACAAATGTTGAAAGAATACATTCAAATGTAAGACAAGCCATTGCAGGAAAGTTCCCACTCTATTGTCTTGGCTTCGGTTTTGATGTGAATTTTGAGTTCCTGGAGAAAATGGCACTTCAGAACAATGGCGTAGCGCGCCGGATTTATGAGGAGTCTGATGCTGCCATTCAGCTGAAG GGTTTCTATGAAGAAGTGGCCACTCCTCTTCTGACCGATGTAACCATGTCCTACAAAGGTGGGAGCAATCTAACCCAGACTGTCTTCAGCCAGTATTATAATGGCTCTGAGATCGTGGTGGCTGGTCAGATCGACGACAACAACATTGACTCCTTCATTCCTCAAGCTGTGGCCATTACG AGAACTGAAAGAAAgaccttttctgaaacaaacagccCAGTGGAGACAAGTGAAACAGTGTCTGACAACCAAACTCAGAGAGTTTGGGCCTACCTCACTGTCAAACAGCTTCTGCAGAAAGA GCTGCTCATGTCTGGATCtgagaaagaggaagtgaagaaaaatatCTTGGAGCTGTCTCTGAAGTACAGCTTTGTGACCCCGCACACATCCATGGTGGTCACTAAGCCACCCGGGGAGACGGCCGATGTACTGGATAAACCAAAGGAGGGGAACCAAGAGTCTCGGATCTCAGGAAATCCTCCTCAaggagctcttcctcctcctccag GCTCGGTGGTCCTCCGGCACCACTGCACACGTCTCTCCCTGCTGGTCCACCTGCCTGGTTGCTTCCTCGGACTGGCGTACAGCCAGAATAGTTTGGGATAA
- the LOC115388105 gene encoding inter-alpha-trypsin inhibitor heavy chain H3-like, which produces MERAVVRITLIGLMVALAATLPNKDDWNIYSFHINSTVSSRYATTIITSRVANRMAESKEVEFHVRIPKNAFITKFRMFIDGQVYDGNVKEKEQAQRQYTTAVSRGQSAGIVSSVGRTLEEFKTSVTVSAHNKVTFELTYEELMKRTLGKYELQIHARPMQPVKDFKIDVHIQEKAGISFLDVKGGLSTNALANAITRTQADKQAWVHFYPTEDQQKACDSCDKQGLNGDLVIVYDVNRNSTLGDIMVSKGYFVHHFAPSNLSRIPKNVVFIIDRSGSMRGRKIEQTRTALIHILGDLAEDDYFGLITFDDKIFHWKQELVQANSANLDSAKKFAREISDRGGTDINRAVLEGSNMLNAHPREGSASLLILLTDGDPTSGETNIERIHSNVRQAIAGKFPLYCLGFGFDVNFEFLEKMALQNNGVARRIYEESDAAIQLKGFYEEVATPLLTDVTMSYKGGSNLTQTVFSQYYNGSEIVVAGQIDDNNIDSFIPQAVAITRTERKTFSETNSPVETSETVSDNQTQRVWAYLTVKQFLQKELLMSGPEKEEVKKNILELSLKYSFVTPHTSMVVTKPPGETADVLDKPKEGKQESRISGNPLQGALPPPPAPRLHRFLITTETMALPICFDVPGDPFIKLLHHPSRELFVNGELDSETTGVFQKIVIHFEADKHVEVDVKGVSIRVGENTTRLTGDDVFTNDSLTVITRSKEIDIAAGDARIVIIVHEKAGREFLWPVMRQKPSATNTEGLLALKPAKYEDTEDFPILTKKIKDQKFPVTRDLSMISSLLNFE; this is translated from the exons ATGGAGCGAGCTGTGGTGAGAATCACCCTCATTGGGCTGATGGTGGCTTTGGCAGCCACACTACCAAACAAG GACGACTGGAACATCTACAGCTTCCACATTAACTCCACAGTCAGTAGCCGCTATgccaccaccatcattacaAGCCGTGTGGCAAACCGCATGGCCGAGTCCAAAGAAGTCGAGTTCCATGTCCGGATCCCCAAGAACGCCTTCATCACTAAATTCAGAAT GTTTATAGATGGCCAGGTGTATGATGGGAATGTGAAGGAGAAAGAGCAGGCGCAGAGGCAGTACACCACCGCTGTGTCCCGAGGTCAAAGTGCTGGAATCGTCAG TTCAGTGGGGAGGACTCTGGAGGAGTTCAAGACCTCTGTCACCGTTTCTGCACACAACAAGGTCACTTTTGAACTCACATATGAGGAGCTGATGAAACGCACGCTTGGGAAGTACGAGCTGCAGATCCACGCTCGACCCATGCAGCCTGTCAAAGACTTCAAG ATTGATGTGCACATTCAGGAGAAAGCCGGCATCAGTTTCCTGGATGTTAAAGGAGGACTGAGCACTAATGCCCTGGCTAATGCCATCACTCGAACCCAAGCAGACAAGCAG GCCTGGGTGCATTTCTATCCAACCGAGGACCAACAGAAAGCATGTGACAGCTGTGACAAGCAGGGTTTGAATGGAGATCTGGTTATTGTTTATGACGTCAACAGGAACTCCACACTGGGAGACATCATG GTATCTAAAGGATACTTTGTTCATCACTTCGCTCCATCCAATCTTTCCCGAATACCAAAAAATGTTGTCTTCATCATTGATCGAAGTGGCTCAATGCGTGGCAGGAAAATTGAACAG ACTCGAACAGCATTGATCCACATTCTGGGTGACCTGGCAGAAGACGACTACTTTGGTCTCATTACTTTCGATGATAaaatttttcactggaaacaagaACTTGTTCAGGCAAACAGTGCAAACTTGGACAGTGCGAAGAAATTTGCACGAGAAATTTCAGATAGAGGAG gcACTGACATTAACAGAGCAGTGCTGGAAGGATCCAATATGTTGAATGCACATCCCAGAGAAGGCTCAGCATCTCTCCTCATACTTCTCACAGACGGAGATCCAACCTCAG GAGAGACAAATATTGAAAGAATACATTCAAATGTAAGACAAGCCATTGCAGGAAAGTTCCCACTCTATTGTCTTGGCTTCGGTTTTGATGTGAATTTTGAGTTCCTGGAGAAAATGGCACTTCAGAACAATGGCGTAGCGCGCCGGATTTATGAGGAGTCTGATGCTGCCATTCAGCTGAAG GGTTTCTATGAAGAAGTGGCCACTCCTCTTCTGACTGATGTAACCATGTCCTACAAAGGTGGGAGCAATCTAACCCAGACTGTCTTCAGCCAGTATTATAATGGCTCTGAGATCGTGGTGGCTGGTCAGATCGACGACAACAACATTGACTCCTTCATTCCACAAGCTGTGGCCATTACG AGAACTGAAAGAAAgaccttttctgaaacaaacagccCAGTGGAGACAAGTGAAACAGTGTCTGACAACCAGACTCAGAGAGTTTGGGCCTACCTCACTGTCAAACAGTTTCTGCAGAAAGA GCTGCTCATGTCTGGACCCgagaaagaggaagtgaagaaaaatatCTTGGAGCTGTCTCTGAAGTACAGCTTTGTGACCCCGCACACATCCATGGTGGTCACCAAGCCCCCCGGGGAGACGGCCGATGTACTGGATAAACCAAAGGAGGGGAAACAAGAGTCTCGGATCTCAGGAAATCCTCTTCAaggagctcttcctcctcctccag CTCCTCGTCTGCACAGATTTTTGATTACAACTGAAACTATGGCCCTGCCTATATGCTTTGACGTCCCTGGAGATCCCTTCATTAAACTGCTTCACCATCCCAGTAGAG AGTTGTTTGTAAATGGGGAGCTCGATTCAGAAACAACTGGAGTCTTCCAGAAGATCGTCATCCACTTTGAAGCTGATAAACATGTTGAGGTTGACGTCAAAGGAGTCTCAATACGAGTGGGAGAGAATACAACACGACTCACTGGAGACGATGTGTTCACAAATGACAG TTTGACGGTGATCACAAGGTCTAAGGAAATAGACATTGCAGCTGGAGACGCACGAATAGTAATCATTGTCCATGAAAAGGCTGGTAGAGAGTTCCTCTGGCCCGTCATGAGACAGAAACCATCGGCCACCAACACTGAGGGACTTTTAG CTCTAAAACCAGCAAAATATGAGGATACAGAAGACTTTCCTATCCTAACAAAGAAGATCAAAGACCAGAAGTTCCCTGTTACACG AGACCTCTCAATGATTTCTTCGTTGCTCAACTTTGAATAG